A stretch of the Archaeoglobus neptunius genome encodes the following:
- a CDS encoding type II toxin-antitoxin system RelE family toxin, which yields MRYKVLISKKALEFIDSLPEKSQGIIKDKLSSLVNSPYPGKRGDKKKLKLPSYELYRMHIARSYTAFCRIYEDEKVVKILDIMTVEM from the coding sequence TTGAGATATAAAGTACTAATCAGCAAAAAAGCACTTGAGTTTATCGACTCCCTACCTGAAAAGAGTCAGGGGATAATAAAAGACAAACTTAGCAGTCTTGTTAACAGCCCATACCCCGGGAAAAGGGGAGATAAAAAGAAGCTAAAGCTTCCAAGCTACGAGTTATACAGAATGCATATTGCAAGAAGCTACACAGCTTTTTGCAGAATCTATGAAGATGAGAAAGTTGTTAAGATTCTCGACATCATGACGGTTGAAATGTAG
- a CDS encoding type II toxin-antitoxin system RelE family toxin gives MKFEVRISDIAAKDIKKLDKITRVRIYKTIRKLEDPFSLDIKKIEDHI, from the coding sequence ATGAAGTTTGAAGTCAGAATATCCGATATAGCGGCTAAGGACATCAAGAAGCTTGACAAGATCACGAGGGTCAGGATATACAAAACGATCAGAAAGCTTGAAGATCCCTTTTCTCTCGACATCAAAAAGATTGAGGACCATATTTAA
- a CDS encoding DUF5343 domain-containing protein, translated as MSNFPYTTVPGKLKKFFKIIQETNVPEKVTQRWLAALGFKSSNDRTIVGLLKDLGFIDASGIPTETWNNYRNRELAPKIMASAIKRAYQQLFDTYPDAHRKDKEALKNFFAAQTNLASNTIDRIILTFKALCELADFEETESVTQNAKMDKSLTRPPTIKLPTHGLAININIQLQLPATNDEEVYDKLFRSLKRNLLSE; from the coding sequence ATGTCAAATTTCCCATACACCACGGTTCCTGGGAAGTTGAAAAAGTTCTTTAAAATAATTCAGGAAACTAATGTACCTGAAAAAGTTACGCAAAGGTGGTTAGCAGCTTTAGGATTTAAAAGTAGCAATGATCGAACTATAGTAGGCCTCTTAAAAGATCTGGGATTTATAGATGCATCGGGAATTCCGACCGAGACATGGAATAACTACCGTAACAGAGAACTTGCACCAAAGATAATGGCATCAGCTATAAAGAGAGCTTATCAACAACTTTTTGATACATATCCTGATGCACACAGAAAAGATAAAGAAGCGCTGAAAAACTTTTTTGCCGCACAGACGAATCTTGCAAGCAATACGATCGACAGAATAATTTTAACTTTCAAAGCCTTATGCGAATTAGCAGATTTTGAGGAAACCGAATCAGTCACTCAAAATGCAAAAATGGATAAATCGTTAACTCGACCACCAACGATAAAGCTTCCAACACACGGTCTGGCGATTAACATAAACATACAGCTTCAATTGCCAGCCACCAATGATGAGGAGGTATACGACAAATTGTTTCGTTCACTTAAAAGAAATCTGCTTTCAGAATGA
- a CDS encoding tripartite tricarboxylate transporter permease: MLYDVLVGTLLGIVAGIIPGIHSNTFAILVAINSEYFENPGIVIVCSSIAYTIADIIPTTILGVPDEETVIATFPVHQMVMEGRAMEAVTSSVISSFLSILMVVPMYFTVSVIASEQRILKLVTPAVLVFTSVFMILSEKSDEFEGSLASWRKRFYATLVFAVSGFAGYVAFRNMHLADANPAGSVLLPLLTGLFGVPVLLQSSSSSFPDQIRKFSFPDVNPVARGSLAGFLVSMFPGVSSGIATLIASAGERDREGYIAAMSAANTSNAVLSFYIYMALGKTRSGAATSLKRLGYIPDFYEIALLVVVAGLISLVASLVIAYIAMPLVSRVNMQFLSVSVFGFLIYVVYTFTGTFGIVVFFSVVPIGLAATFLEIRRVNCMGSLIIPVLLFYLS, from the coding sequence GTGCTATACGATGTACTGGTAGGCACCTTACTGGGGATCGTGGCAGGGATAATTCCGGGTATACACAGCAACACGTTTGCCATTCTTGTGGCCATCAACTCAGAATACTTTGAGAACCCGGGAATTGTGATAGTATGCTCTTCGATAGCATATACAATTGCGGACATCATTCCTACAACCATTCTCGGCGTTCCGGATGAAGAAACGGTCATTGCAACTTTTCCAGTCCATCAGATGGTGATGGAGGGGAGGGCCATGGAGGCTGTGACGTCGTCTGTGATTTCATCCTTTCTTTCTATCCTGATGGTCGTGCCTATGTACTTTACCGTTTCAGTAATAGCCTCCGAACAACGAATTCTAAAGCTCGTTACTCCCGCTGTGCTTGTTTTCACCTCTGTTTTTATGATTCTCAGCGAGAAATCGGATGAATTTGAGGGAAGTCTCGCTTCATGGAGGAAGAGATTCTATGCAACGCTCGTTTTTGCGGTTTCGGGTTTTGCTGGATACGTTGCATTCAGGAACATGCACCTTGCAGATGCAAATCCGGCCGGTTCTGTTCTTCTTCCACTACTTACAGGACTTTTTGGTGTCCCAGTTCTGCTACAATCTTCCAGTTCCTCCTTTCCTGATCAAATCAGAAAATTCTCTTTTCCTGATGTAAATCCAGTAGCACGCGGGTCTCTTGCTGGTTTTCTCGTTTCAATGTTTCCCGGCGTCAGCAGTGGTATCGCAACCTTAATCGCTTCTGCAGGTGAAAGGGATAGAGAGGGATATATCGCAGCCATGAGTGCGGCCAACACATCAAATGCTGTGCTGAGCTTTTATATCTATATGGCTCTGGGGAAAACCAGGAGTGGTGCAGCGACTTCCTTAAAGAGACTGGGTTACATCCCTGATTTTTATGAAATCGCACTTCTTGTTGTGGTGGCCGGTCTAATTTCTCTGGTAGCCTCTCTGGTGATTGCATACATCGCTATGCCGTTGGTTTCCCGTGTAAACATGCAGTTTCTTTCAGTTTCAGTTTTCGGTTTTCTAATATACGTCGTATATACCTTTACGGGGACTTTTGGCATTGTAGTTTTCTTCTCAGTCGTCCCCATCGGTCTTGCAGCTACCTTTCTGGAGATCAGGAGAGTGAACTGCATGGGCAGCCTGATCATACCTGTTCTGCTTTTTTATCTCAGCTAG
- a CDS encoding NOL1/NOP2/sun family putative RNA methylase, translating into MKILDFPSTTRTRVLAEKYGYDEFIVRRWFKFFGEDTIKIMETFEEGLPKYIRVNTIKIPEKELIKRLEVRGFRVDPTDIPYCYMVSNEPYSIGATPEYLMGYYYIMDKSSCVPPLVLAPKPGDLVVDLAASPGGKTTFLSMLMQNKGTVLAVEPQKERLQPLIDNVHRMGAMNVAVLNMDGRSIGKIREKVVGGVDKVLLDAPCTGEGIIHKDPSRKTDRDAKDLSFCSYLQKELILAAYDILKDGGELVYSTCSMAPEENEIVVDFLLEMRENVEVVEVEYGVEGLTIPELDLKWPEEIKKTRRLFPHIHRCSGFFIARIRKV; encoded by the coding sequence ATGAAAATTCTTGATTTCCCTTCGACAACGAGAACCAGAGTCCTTGCAGAAAAATACGGTTATGACGAATTTATTGTAAGAAGGTGGTTCAAATTTTTTGGCGAGGACACCATAAAAATCATGGAAACATTTGAAGAAGGGTTGCCGAAGTACATAAGGGTAAACACAATAAAGATACCGGAAAAAGAGCTGATTAAAAGGCTGGAAGTGAGAGGATTCAGAGTTGATCCAACCGACATACCGTACTGTTACATGGTCTCAAACGAGCCCTATTCCATCGGAGCTACGCCGGAATACCTGATGGGCTACTACTACATAATGGATAAGAGCTCATGTGTGCCTCCTCTCGTCTTGGCTCCCAAACCCGGAGATCTGGTGGTCGATCTTGCTGCATCTCCCGGAGGAAAAACAACATTTCTCTCAATGCTTATGCAGAATAAAGGAACTGTTCTGGCTGTCGAACCACAAAAGGAGAGGCTTCAGCCACTGATAGATAACGTTCACCGCATGGGTGCAATGAATGTGGCGGTTCTTAACATGGACGGGAGGAGTATTGGCAAAATACGGGAAAAAGTGGTGGGAGGGGTGGACAAGGTGCTACTTGACGCTCCATGCACCGGGGAGGGGATAATCCACAAGGACCCATCACGAAAAACAGATAGAGATGCGAAGGATCTGTCCTTTTGTTCGTATCTGCAGAAAGAACTGATTTTGGCGGCCTACGATATTTTGAAAGATGGGGGAGAACTCGTCTACTCCACCTGCTCAATGGCTCCAGAAGAAAATGAGATTGTTGTCGATTTTTTGCTTGAAATGAGAGAAAATGTAGAGGTCGTGGAAGTTGAATATGGCGTTGAGGGTTTAACAATTCCCGAGCTAGATCTGAAATGGCCAGAGGAGATAAAAAAGACCAGAAGACTCTTCCCCCACATTCACAGATGTTCTGGATTTTTTATTGCCAGGATAAGAAAGGTCTAG
- the rqcH gene encoding ribosome rescue protein RqcH, with protein sequence MKQLSSFDIKACVNELRELVGGKVEKVYHHPPSEIRIRIYAGRKVDLVIEAGRRIHLTKFPKQAPRFPSAFAMLLRKHLEGARIVSIEQYDFDRVVIIEFERVDVRKKLVAEIFSKGNIILLDADNRVIMPLKHTVKVGEPYRFPQPIERRDENREVVKFLATSGLGGLYAEEVCLRAGIDKRRKYSELSVDEREKIKREVEALMNFTPKPQIILKNGDYMDVVPMELLYYSQYDKKYFETFNDALDDYYSKKLTEIDELESAKSEKLEKLKKRLEIQKESLRKFESDAETFKRIGDLIYENYRIVDRIIEAFRSARQKKSWKEITEIVRRDERLKRLVVDIKPEKSSITIKLDGFNVELDIRNSIHENADVYYEKSKKAREKADGVKKAIEKTIREMERIDEELERRYISSIKVRRKREWFENYRWFITSEGFLAIGGRSADMNEEIVSKYLETGDLFFHTQTPGAPVVILKRGQDAGETSIREAAEFAATYSALWKEGKHAGEVYYVLPDQVSKSAKSGEYLPKGSFYITGKRNYLTVELNCGIGIEIEKLRVIGGPVSSVRKYANYYVELEIGEMDANRLGVEIAKRLSDMAGDERHIVRAIATPDEIMKFIPPGKSRIRE encoded by the coding sequence GTGAAACAGCTCAGCTCGTTTGACATCAAAGCATGTGTTAATGAGCTCAGGGAACTGGTTGGAGGTAAAGTGGAGAAGGTGTACCATCACCCACCCAGTGAGATCAGAATTAGAATATATGCTGGCAGAAAGGTTGATCTCGTTATCGAGGCAGGAAGGAGGATCCACCTGACAAAATTTCCGAAGCAGGCTCCTCGCTTCCCATCAGCTTTCGCAATGCTACTGAGAAAACATCTTGAAGGTGCAAGGATTGTCAGTATTGAGCAGTATGACTTTGACAGGGTTGTGATAATCGAGTTCGAAAGAGTGGATGTAAGGAAAAAGCTCGTTGCGGAAATTTTCTCAAAAGGAAACATCATCCTCCTTGATGCCGACAACAGGGTGATTATGCCTTTGAAGCACACTGTTAAGGTTGGTGAGCCCTACAGGTTTCCACAGCCGATAGAGAGGAGGGATGAGAACAGAGAGGTGGTGAAATTTCTGGCAACCTCAGGTCTTGGCGGGCTGTATGCAGAGGAGGTCTGCCTGAGAGCCGGAATCGACAAAAGGAGAAAATACTCGGAATTAAGCGTTGATGAAAGGGAGAAAATCAAAAGAGAGGTTGAAGCTCTCATGAACTTTACCCCAAAACCACAGATAATTTTGAAAAACGGTGATTACATGGATGTTGTACCAATGGAGCTTCTGTACTATTCACAGTACGACAAAAAATACTTTGAAACTTTCAATGATGCACTTGACGATTACTATTCCAAAAAGCTGACCGAAATTGATGAACTTGAAAGTGCAAAAAGCGAGAAGCTGGAAAAGCTGAAAAAAAGACTTGAAATACAAAAAGAAAGCTTGAGAAAGTTTGAAAGCGATGCTGAGACCTTTAAAAGAATTGGAGACCTCATCTATGAGAACTACCGGATTGTTGACAGGATAATCGAAGCTTTCAGAAGTGCCAGACAGAAGAAAAGCTGGAAAGAAATCACGGAGATTGTGAGAAGGGATGAAAGGCTGAAAAGGCTTGTTGTGGACATTAAGCCGGAAAAAAGCAGCATAACCATAAAACTGGACGGATTCAACGTCGAACTTGATATCAGAAACAGCATACACGAAAACGCAGATGTGTATTATGAAAAGTCAAAAAAAGCAAGAGAGAAGGCAGATGGAGTAAAGAAAGCGATTGAGAAAACTATACGAGAAATGGAAAGAATTGACGAGGAACTTGAAAGAAGGTACATTTCAAGCATAAAAGTAAGAAGAAAAAGGGAGTGGTTTGAGAATTACCGATGGTTCATTACAAGCGAGGGTTTCCTGGCGATAGGAGGTAGATCCGCCGATATGAATGAGGAAATAGTCTCAAAGTATCTAGAAACAGGAGATCTATTTTTCCACACACAAACACCGGGAGCTCCTGTGGTTATTCTCAAAAGAGGTCAGGATGCAGGAGAGACAAGCATAAGGGAAGCGGCAGAATTTGCCGCAACATACTCCGCCCTGTGGAAGGAAGGAAAACACGCCGGTGAAGTTTACTACGTTCTACCCGATCAGGTGTCAAAATCTGCAAAATCTGGTGAATATTTGCCTAAAGGAAGTTTTTACATTACCGGAAAAAGAAACTACCTTACTGTCGAATTAAACTGTGGAATCGGAATTGAAATTGAAAAGCTGAGAGTAATTGGAGGCCCTGTGAGTTCGGTGAGAAAGTACGCTAACTATTACGTTGAACTTGAAATAGGGGAGATGGATGCAAACAGGCTGGGTGTGGAAATAGCAAAAAGACTTTCAGACATGGCCGGAGATGAGAGGCATATTGTGAGAGCAATAGCAACCCCTGACGAGATAATGAAGTTTATACCACCGGGAAAATCGAGGATAAGAGAATGA
- a CDS encoding ribose 1,5-bisphosphate isomerase — MDIVLRAAEKIKSMEVRGAARIARFAAETLRDYALRIRWDNFDDCMRKAAEILLNTRPTAVSLYNAINYVMSYSGESVEEKRENLIKRAEEFINWVENAQKRIGEIGEKRIKDGYTVMTHCNSSAALSVIKKAHKNGKEIEVIATESRPRWQGHLTARQLRESGIKVTLIVDSAVRYFINDVDCVIVGADTIAANGALINKIGTSQIALAAKEARVPFMVAAETYKFSPKTLFGELVVIEERDASEVAPKELLDLGVTVRNPAFDVTPREYIDVIITEIGAIPPEMAYIIITERLGYTGIGEDEITVDSRHFD; from the coding sequence ATGGATATCGTTCTGAGAGCTGCAGAAAAAATAAAAAGTATGGAGGTGAGAGGGGCAGCGAGAATAGCCAGATTTGCCGCAGAAACGCTGAGAGATTATGCATTGAGGATAAGATGGGATAATTTTGATGATTGTATGAGAAAGGCTGCAGAAATTTTGCTGAACACCCGTCCAACGGCTGTTAGCCTTTATAATGCCATAAACTATGTAATGAGCTATTCTGGAGAAAGCGTTGAGGAGAAGAGGGAGAATTTGATAAAAAGGGCTGAGGAATTCATAAACTGGGTCGAGAATGCTCAGAAGAGGATCGGTGAGATTGGTGAAAAGAGGATAAAGGATGGATATACTGTAATGACACACTGCAATTCCTCGGCAGCACTTTCGGTTATAAAGAAAGCTCATAAAAACGGAAAGGAAATAGAAGTTATAGCAACAGAATCGCGGCCCAGATGGCAGGGACATCTGACGGCGAGGCAGCTCAGGGAAAGTGGAATTAAAGTAACCCTGATTGTTGACTCCGCTGTGAGATATTTCATTAACGATGTTGACTGCGTAATCGTTGGGGCCGATACAATTGCAGCAAATGGTGCGCTGATAAACAAAATTGGAACGTCTCAAATCGCCCTGGCGGCAAAGGAAGCAAGAGTTCCTTTTATGGTTGCTGCCGAGACCTACAAATTCAGTCCGAAAACACTCTTTGGCGAACTCGTAGTCATTGAGGAAAGAGATGCAAGCGAGGTTGCGCCGAAGGAGCTTCTTGATTTGGGTGTAACTGTGAGAAACCCTGCCTTTGACGTAACACCGCGAGAGTATATAGACGTAATAATCACCGAGATTGGTGCCATACCGCCTGAGATGGCATACATAATCATCACAGAAAGACTCGGTTACACCGGTATTGGCGAGGATGAGATAACGGTCGACTCGAGGCATTTCGATTAA
- a CDS encoding phenylacetate--CoA ligase family protein yields the protein MPYSDVYWQKEEIMPKKELEELQLKRLKWVVKHAYDNVEFFRRRLKGAGVRPDDIKRLEDITRIPFTTKDHFRENYPFGLFAVPKDELVRLHTSSGTSGKPKVVGYTSNDLENWINIVARCLYMVGVRKSDVFQNMANYAFFTGGLGIHDGAERIGAMVIPSGVGNTKRQVESMVDFGTTVIHSTPSYALHVKEVAEELGLADKLSLRIGCFGAEPWSQNTRKRLENAFNIKAYDSYGLSEMNGPGVAFECTEQNGLHIWADHYLTEIIDPETGEQVNEGEKGELVITPLTKEALPLLRYRTGDITYILDDECSCGRTHPKIHRIIGRSDDMIVVRGINVFPSQIEHVLMRIPEVGDHFLVVITRTGSLDEITVKVEMRDEVFTGELSDLQRIQQKVQSALHKELGLRTNVELVEKGTLERSKGKARRVLDLRKEL from the coding sequence ATGCCCTACAGTGATGTATACTGGCAAAAGGAAGAGATAATGCCGAAAAAGGAACTTGAGGAATTGCAGCTAAAGCGTTTAAAATGGGTTGTAAAGCATGCTTATGATAATGTTGAATTTTTCCGTCGAAGACTTAAGGGTGCAGGAGTGAGGCCTGACGACATAAAAAGGTTGGAAGATATAACCAGAATTCCATTCACGACAAAGGACCATTTCAGGGAAAACTATCCCTTTGGACTTTTCGCAGTTCCTAAGGATGAACTTGTGCGACTGCATACCTCCAGTGGGACTTCAGGTAAACCCAAGGTTGTGGGCTACACCAGTAATGATCTTGAAAATTGGATCAACATCGTTGCGAGATGTCTGTATATGGTAGGCGTTAGGAAATCCGATGTCTTTCAGAACATGGCAAATTACGCCTTTTTCACAGGCGGTTTGGGTATTCACGACGGTGCTGAAAGAATTGGAGCGATGGTGATACCCTCAGGTGTTGGAAACACTAAAAGACAGGTCGAATCCATGGTCGATTTCGGAACTACTGTCATTCACTCCACCCCCAGCTACGCCCTACACGTTAAGGAGGTCGCTGAAGAACTCGGTTTGGCAGATAAACTCAGCCTCAGAATCGGGTGTTTTGGTGCAGAGCCATGGAGCCAGAACACAAGGAAAAGGCTGGAAAACGCCTTCAACATCAAGGCTTATGACAGTTATGGTCTTAGTGAGATGAACGGCCCGGGTGTGGCTTTCGAGTGTACCGAGCAGAACGGGCTTCATATCTGGGCCGATCACTACCTCACCGAAATCATCGATCCAGAGACAGGTGAGCAGGTAAACGAGGGTGAAAAGGGCGAACTGGTTATCACGCCTCTGACAAAAGAGGCGTTGCCCCTGCTGAGATACAGAACAGGGGATATAACCTACATACTGGACGACGAGTGCTCATGCGGAAGGACACATCCCAAGATACACCGCATTATCGGCAGAAGCGATGACATGATTGTTGTCAGGGGCATCAACGTATTTCCCAGCCAGATTGAACACGTTTTGATGCGGATACCGGAAGTGGGAGACCATTTCCTTGTAGTCATCACCAGAACTGGATCGCTTGACGAGATCACGGTTAAAGTGGAGATGAGAGATGAGGTGTTTACCGGTGAACTTTCAGACCTGCAGAGAATCCAGCAAAAGGTGCAATCCGCACTGCACAAAGAGCTCGGATTGAGAACAAACGTAGAACTTGTGGAGAAGGGGACGCTTGAGAGATCAAAGGGTAAGGCAAGGAGAGTTCTTGATCTGAGAAAAGAATTATAA